In the Pseudomonadota bacterium genome, GCTGCGAGTGCTGCATCAAAATCGACTGCAGCCGTGTGACGAAGACGCGAGAAGATCGTATCCTTGCGATGGTTGCGCTCCTCCTCATTGCAATGATCATCGGCCTTCTCGTCTATCTTCAGACCCTGCGCCACCAGCCCGTCTCTGTGCCAAGCCCCTCGCCAGCGGCAAGGGTCGTGGCGCCATCACCCTCCCCCTCCGTTCGAAGAGCCGCTCCCGCCAAGAAGCCAACGCCCTCCAGATCAGCGCATCCACTGAAGCACTAGCGGCTTCTCAGCGCCTTTCTCTCCCGTTGCGATCCCACCACCCGTCTTGCATCGCGCACTAAACTTGACATCATTACAGCATTTAAGTACAATACTGTTACAATGACCGCCGACCCCTGGCCCTACTCCCTGGAAGCCCTCTGCAGCGAGACCGTGCGGTGCCTCGAGCACTACGGCCTGCGCGACAGCGCTTCCGATCAACGGGTGTCTGCGGCGCCGGACGGGCGCACCGTCCGCTACTACACCAGCCTCGGCCTGCTCGACCGCCCGCAGATCGAGGGGCGGCAGGCCCGCTACAGCGCGCGTCACCTCGTGCAGCTGCTCGCCGTCAAGGCGCTTCAGTCGCAAGACCTCGCCCTCGCCGACATCCAGAAACGCCTCTATGGACGTTCAGAGCCCGAGCTGCTGGCGATCATCGAGGCCGCCGCCATCTCGCGAACCCCCACCCAACCCGCGTTCACGCCCGTGGTGTGGCGCGAGATCACCATCGAGCCCGGCCTCAAGATCATGGTCGAAGACGGCTGGACCCTCCCAGACGACAGCGCGCGCCTCGAGGCGCGCCTGCTCGCGGCGCTGGAAGCGCTGCGCGAGCGCCCCTCGCACCCCCACCTCAGACAGAAATCGTGAATGGAGGACGCCCCATGACCCTCGTCGAGACTCCGCTGCCCCTGCTCGCATTCAAGGACGAGACCATCACGCGCGGCTTCGGCCTGCTCGAGGTGAAGCCCCAGAACGGTCCCACCCAGCTTCCCCTGCAGCGCGTCGACATCAGCGCGCGGGTCGTCGACCGCTTCGCCGTCACCACCATGACCGAGACCTTCCGCAACACGTTCGAAGAGCCGCTCGAAGCCACGTATGTGTTCCCCCTTCCCGGCGGTGGGGTGGTTACCGATCTGGAGATGCACGTGGGTGGAAAGGTGCTGCGTGGAGCCATCGAGGAGCGCGCGCAGGCCCAGCGCCAGTACGTCCAGGCCCTCGACGACGGCAAGCGCGCGGCCCTGCTCGAGAAGGAGCGAGACGGCGTGTTCACGGTTCAAGTGGGCAATATCGCACCCGATGAATCGGTGAAGATCATCATCACCTGGTCAGAGCGCCTCCCCTATTTCGACAACGGAACGGTCGAGCTCCGCCTGCCGCTGGTCGTCGCACCGCGCTACATCCCAGGCACCCCCCTCGACCGACCGAGTGTGGGCGTGGGCACCGAGAGCGACACCGACCGCGTTCCCGACGCATCGCGCATCACCCCGCCGCGCCTCGCCGAAGGCTTCGATCCGAAGGTGGGCCTTCACATCGAGGTCGACCTCAACGACGGCAACCTCGCCGATCTCGAGTGCTCGCAGCACGCCACGCGTCTAGGCCTCGACAGCGGCCACGCTCGGGTGACACTGGCCCGTGAGGGAGAGCGGCTGAACCGCGACTTCGTGCTGCGCTGGCGGGTGGCCCGCGCTGAGGTCTCCGCCTCGCTCTGGGTGAGCCGCGCT is a window encoding:
- a CDS encoding MerR family transcriptional regulator translates to MTADPWPYSLEALCSETVRCLEHYGLRDSASDQRVSAAPDGRTVRYYTSLGLLDRPQIEGRQARYSARHLVQLLAVKALQSQDLALADIQKRLYGRSEPELLAIIEAAAISRTPTQPAFTPVVWREITIEPGLKIMVEDGWTLPDDSARLEARLLAALEALRERPSHPHLRQKS